The proteins below are encoded in one region of Scyliorhinus torazame isolate Kashiwa2021f chromosome 16, sScyTor2.1, whole genome shotgun sequence:
- the LOC140392740 gene encoding vacuolar protein sorting-associated protein 29, producing the protein MLVLVLGDLHIPHRCNTLPAKFKKLLVPGKIQHILCTGNLCTKESYDYLKTLAGDVHIVRGDFDENLNYPEQKVVTVGQFKIGLIHGHQVIPWGDMASLALLQRQLDVDILISGHTHKFEAFEQESKFYINPGSATGACNALEGNIIPSFVLMDIQASTVVTYVYQLISDDVKVERIEYKKS; encoded by the coding sequence ATGTTGGTGCTGGTATTGGGAGACCTTCACATTCCTCACCGCTGTAATACATTGCCAGCCAAATTCAAGAAGCTGTTGGTACCTGGTAAAATCCAGCACATCTTGTGTACAGGAAATCTTTGCACTAAAGAAAGTTATGATTACCTTAAAACACTGGCTGGAGATGTCCACATTGTCAGAGGAGATTTTGATGAGAACCTGAATTACCCAGAACAGAAGGTGGTAACAGTGGGTCAATTTAAAATTGGTTTGATCCATGGTCACCAGGTAATTCCCTGGGGTGATATGGCCAGCTTGGCTCTACTGCAACGACAACTGGATGTAGATATCCTAATTTCTGGTCACACGCACAAGTTTGAAGCCTTTGAGCAGGAGAGCAAGTTCTATATTAACCCAGGCTCTGCCACAGGTGCATGCAATGCACTGGAAGGTAATATCATCCCTTCATTCGTATTGATGGACATTCAAGCATCCACAGTAGTCACTTATGTTTATCAGCTGATTTCTGATGATGTAAAAGTAGAACGAATTGAATACAAAAAATCCTAA